The Candidatus Neomarinimicrobiota bacterium genome contains a region encoding:
- a CDS encoding elongation factor P, with product GQHYYFMDNETYDQLALPTDQVGDVTDFLVDNLDVIVAFHGSDPVEVRVPQHMNLKVVETEPGVRGDTATGGSKPAMLETGVVIQVPLFVEEGDTIRIDTRERRYIERVKG from the coding sequence CGGCCAGCACTACTATTTCATGGATAATGAGACTTACGACCAGCTGGCGCTCCCCACTGATCAGGTGGGGGATGTCACGGACTTCCTTGTCGATAACCTTGATGTGATCGTCGCCTTCCATGGAAGTGACCCGGTGGAGGTACGCGTACCCCAGCACATGAACTTAAAGGTGGTGGAAACCGAACCTGGTGTCAGGGGTGACACGGCCACGGGCGGAAGCAAGCCTGCTATGCTGGAGACAGGGGTAGTGATACAGGTCCCGCTGTTTGTAGAAGAGGGAGACACCATTCGCATCGATACCCGGGAGCGTCGCTATATTGAGCGCGTGAAGGGATAG